The Notamacropus eugenii isolate mMacEug1 chromosome Y, mMacEug1.pri_v2, whole genome shotgun sequence genome includes a window with the following:
- the LOC140516814 gene encoding olfactory receptor 14A2-like encodes MANLTMVTGFLLTGFPNTRELQVLHATLFLLINLVALMGNLLIFTLISLDEHLHSPMYFFLKNLSFLDLCLISTTLHKSITNSLSHCNSISFMGCVLQFFLVIFFAESELSFLTMMSYDRYVAICQPLHYEVIMTKGTCVKMATVSWLNGGLLGALYSGSTFTLPFCGSREIQQFFCDVPALLRISCSETHIAVDFTMAFGFGLGIACFICITVSYSHIFSTVLKIPTTEGRSKAFSTCLAHLIVLTVFITTSAIVYLKPPQESDSVLDMLLSIIYTVVPPTMNPVIYSLRNKDIKSSLRKLIAWKYLS; translated from the coding sequence ATGGCCAACCTCACCATGGTAACAGGATTCCTCCTGACAGGCTTTCCCAACACCAGGGAGCTACAGGTCTTACATGCCACACTCTTCTTACTGATCAATCTGGTGGCTTTGATGGGGAATCTGCTCATTTTCACCCTCATCTCTCTTGATGAGCATCTCCACTCCCCCATGTACTTCTTCTTGAAGAACCTGTCCTTTTTAGATCTTTGTTTAATTTCTACCACATTGCATAAATCTATCACAAACTCCCTGAGCCACTGTAATTCCATTTCTTTCATGGGGTGTGTATTACAATTCTTTTTAGTAATTTTCTTTGCTGAATCAGAGCTTTCTTTCCTCACAATGATGTCCTATGACCGTTATGTGGCCATCTGTCAACCACTGCACTATGAAGTCATCATGACCAAAGGGACTTGTGTGAAGATGGCAACTGTTTCCTGGCTCAATGGAGGTTTGTTAGGTGCTTTGTACTCAGGTAGTACATTCACTTTGCCCTTTTGTGGCTCCAGAGAGATCCAACAGTTCTTCTGTGATGTCCCTGCCTtactcaggatctcctgctctGAGACACACATTGCAGTTGATTTTACTATGGCTTTTGGGTTTGGTTTAGGAATTGCCTGCTTTATTTGCATCACAGTCTCTTACAGCCACATCTTCTCAACTGTACTGAAGATTCCAACCACAGAGGGTAGGTCAAAAGCCTTCTCCACTTGCCTGGCCCACCTCATTGTTCTCACGGTTTTTATTACAACAAGTGCCATTGTTTATCTAAAACCACCTCAGGAATCTGACTCAGTTCTAGATATGTTGTTGTCTATAATCTATACAGTGGTGCCCCCAACCATGAACCCTGTCATCTATAGCCTGAGGAACAAAGATATCAAGAGTTCTCTGAGGAAGCTAATAGCCTGGAAATACCTCTCATAG
- the LOC140516844 gene encoding olfactory receptor 14A2-like, with protein MANLTMVTEFLLMDFSNIGELQVLHAMLFLLIYLVALMGNLLVFTLISLDEHLHSPMYFFLKNLSFLDFCLISTTVPKSIANSLSHSHFISLMECILQLFLVIFFASSELFLLTVMSYDRYVAICQPLNYEVIVNKGACVKMAAASWLTGGLFGVLYTVSTFILPFCSSNEIHQFFCDVPSLLRISCSDIHIAPDVTIAIGFSLGILCCISITVSYGPIFFTVLKIPNVEGRSKAFSTCLPHLFVLMLFITTAAMSYLSPSFDSDSVVDLLLSVFYIVVPPTLNPVIYCLRNKDVKTSLKKLIA; from the coding sequence ATGGCCAACCTCACCATGGTGACAGAATTTCTTCTCATGGACTTTTCCAATATTGGGGAGCTTCAGGTCTTACATGCTATGCTCTTCTTGCTGATCTACCTGGTGGCTTTAATGGGGAACTTGCTCGTCTTCACCCTCATCTCTCTTGATGAACATCTCCACTcccccatgtactttttcctgaAGAATTTGTCCTTTTTAGATTTTTGCCTAATTTCTACCACAGTCCCTAAATCCATAGCAAATTCCCTGAGCCACagccatttcatctctctgatggAATGTATATTACAgctttttttagttattttctttgCATCATCAGAGCTTTTTCTCTTAACAGTGATGTCCTATGACCGTTATGTGGCTATCTGCCAGCCCCTGAACTATGAAGTCATCGTGAACAAAGGGGCTTGTGTAAAGATGGCAGCTGCATCTTGGCTCACTGGAGGTTTGTTTGGGGTTCTGTACACAGTTAGTACATTCATTTTGCCTTTCTGTAGTTCCAATGAGATACATCAGTTCTTCTGTGATGTCCCTTCCTTACTCAGAATCTCTTGCTCTGATATACATATTGCACCTGATGTCACTATAGCTATTGGGTTCAGTTTAGGGATTCTCTGCTGCATTTCCATTACTGTCTCTTATGGTCCCATTTTTTTCACTGTGCTGAAGATTCCAAATGTAGAGGGACGGTCAAAAGCCTTTTCCACTTGCCTGCCCCACCTCTTTGTGCTCATGCTTTTTATTACAACTGCAGCCATGTCTTATCTAAGCCCATCTTTCGACTCTGACTCAGTTGTGGATCTATTGTTGTCTGTGTTCTATATAGTGGTGCCCCCAACCCTGAACCCTGTAATCTATTGTCTGAGGAACAaggatgtgaagacttccctaaAGAAGCTCATAGCCTGA